One window of the Candidatus Cloacimonadota bacterium genome contains the following:
- a CDS encoding ATP-binding protein, with translation MIKRDIQSLLREMMRSFPVVTITGPRQSGKTTLVKQTNPGMDYVSLEELDNREHAEQDPRDFLSKYKNSVIIDEIQKVPSLLSYIQTIVDSEQKNGRFILTGSNQFEYLSSISQTLAGRTGILKLLPFSYSEIYHNKFIPQNEVLYKGFYPRIFDQNIRPELFLSGYLETYVERDVRAISKVQDLMQYHRFLQLCAGRTGQILNFNNIGNELGVDHKTVKEWISIALASYLIFLLPPYYKNYNKRIRKAPKLYFLDVGLAAHLIGIQNIDQLQTHPLKGELFETFVVIEFLKKRYNQGKRSNLYYFRDNTGNEIDLIFETGLEPIPIEIKSAQTVNSDFFKGLNYFGKLEKNIEESILIMGNDIKQRRNEHSVYGYPFINELLENL, from the coding sequence ATGATTAAAAGAGATATTCAGAGTTTGCTGAGAGAAATGATGCGCTCTTTTCCGGTTGTAACAATCACCGGTCCTCGACAGTCAGGTAAAACAACTTTAGTAAAACAAACCAACCCGGGCATGGATTATGTTTCATTGGAAGAGCTTGATAATCGAGAACATGCAGAACAAGACCCACGCGATTTTTTGTCCAAATACAAAAACAGTGTAATCATCGATGAAATCCAGAAAGTGCCTTCTCTTTTGTCTTACATTCAGACGATTGTTGATTCGGAACAGAAGAACGGCAGATTCATCTTAACCGGAAGTAACCAGTTTGAATATTTGAGTTCGATCTCACAAACACTTGCCGGCAGAACCGGAATCCTGAAACTTCTGCCTTTCTCATATTCGGAAATTTATCATAACAAGTTCATTCCGCAAAATGAAGTTCTGTATAAAGGCTTTTATCCGAGAATTTTTGATCAGAATATCCGTCCTGAATTATTCTTATCCGGTTACCTGGAGACTTATGTAGAAAGAGATGTTCGTGCAATATCTAAAGTTCAGGATTTGATGCAGTACCATCGTTTTCTCCAACTTTGTGCCGGCAGAACAGGGCAGATCTTAAATTTTAATAATATCGGAAATGAATTAGGTGTCGATCACAAAACCGTGAAAGAATGGATTTCGATCGCTCTGGCAAGTTATTTAATTTTTCTGCTTCCACCATATTATAAAAATTACAATAAGCGTATCAGGAAAGCCCCAAAACTATACTTTCTCGATGTCGGACTCGCGGCTCATCTGATCGGAATTCAAAATATAGACCAACTTCAAACACATCCTTTAAAAGGAGAATTATTTGAAACATTTGTGGTTATCGAATTTTTGAAAAAGAGATATAATCAAGGGAAAAGAAGTAACCTGTATTATTTTAGAGATAATACCGGAAACGAAATCGATTTGATCTTTGAAACCGGTTTAGAACCAATTCCTATTGAAATTAAATCTGCGCAAACCGTGAATTCGGATTTTTTCAAAGGATTGAATTATTTCGGCAAATTAGAAAAAAACATTGAGGAATCGATTTTAATTATGGGAAATGATATTAAACAAAGAAGAAATGAACATTCGGTTTATGGATATCCATTTATTAATGAATTGCTGGAAAATTTATAA